A DNA window from Halorubrum sp. DM2 contains the following coding sequences:
- a CDS encoding 30S ribosomal protein S6e, translating into MAEFKVVVADPETGETFQREVDGQDANRFLGRELGDEIGGDAVGLSDHTIELTGGSDETGRPMREDVSGTRLKELLLEGGVGFEPSRDGERKRITVRGREVDDDVAQINASVVDGDGDVAAAFGEGDDEDDE; encoded by the coding sequence ATGGCTGAATTCAAAGTCGTCGTCGCCGACCCCGAGACCGGCGAGACGTTCCAGCGAGAGGTCGACGGACAGGACGCCAACCGATTCCTCGGCCGCGAACTCGGCGACGAGATCGGCGGCGACGCCGTGGGGCTCTCCGACCACACGATCGAACTCACCGGCGGCTCCGACGAGACCGGTCGCCCGATGCGCGAGGACGTCTCCGGCACGCGTCTGAAGGAGCTCCTCTTGGAGGGCGGCGTCGGCTTCGAGCCGTCCCGCGACGGCGAACGCAAGCGCATCACCGTCCGCGGCCGCGAGGTCGACGACGACGTCGCGCAGATCAACGCGAGCGTCGTCGACGGCGACGGCGACGTGGCGGCTGCGTTCGGCGAGGGCGACGACGAAGACGACGAGTAA
- a CDS encoding Lrp/AsnC family transcriptional regulator: MQEVDADLTTLDRAIINAFQGGFPVVGRPFDAAAAVLRERGVDVTGPALCERVRELDEAGTLSRFGALVNAEEIGGAASLVAMHAPADRYEEIAETVNEFTAVAHNYEREHPHLNMWFVVSVADHPDPDKDGSDRVEEVLAEIETATGQETYNLPKLREFHVGAKFLVDGPVPDGDVDLSELGPDVAPSDRGTLTPDERDLVVEIQGGLPVTETPYADVAAALDADVDWVIETIKRFEREGKVRRVGVIPNHYALGYTENGMTVWNVPEEVLDEVGPAVAELDFVTHCYERPRHAGVWEYNFFAMTHGRTEAESERRIAEVRELMDEYWDVGADDWDTLFSTRILKKTGIRIADRADSNTA, encoded by the coding sequence ATGCAGGAGGTCGACGCGGATCTGACGACACTCGACCGCGCGATCATCAACGCGTTCCAGGGCGGCTTCCCGGTCGTGGGGCGTCCCTTCGACGCGGCGGCGGCCGTACTCCGCGAGCGCGGCGTCGACGTGACGGGCCCGGCGCTGTGCGAGCGCGTCCGCGAGCTCGACGAGGCGGGAACCTTATCGCGGTTCGGCGCGCTCGTCAACGCCGAGGAGATCGGCGGGGCGGCGTCGCTCGTGGCGATGCACGCGCCGGCGGACCGCTACGAAGAGATCGCGGAGACGGTCAACGAGTTCACCGCGGTCGCGCACAACTACGAGCGGGAACACCCCCATCTCAACATGTGGTTCGTGGTGAGCGTCGCGGACCATCCCGACCCGGACAAAGACGGGAGCGACCGCGTCGAGGAGGTGTTAGCGGAGATCGAGACCGCCACGGGCCAGGAGACGTACAACCTCCCGAAGCTCCGGGAGTTCCACGTCGGCGCGAAGTTCCTCGTCGACGGGCCGGTCCCCGACGGCGACGTCGACCTGTCGGAGTTGGGCCCCGACGTGGCTCCGAGCGACCGCGGGACGCTCACCCCAGACGAGCGCGACCTCGTCGTGGAGATTCAGGGCGGGCTGCCGGTGACTGAGACCCCGTACGCCGACGTGGCGGCGGCGCTGGACGCCGACGTCGACTGGGTGATCGAGACGATAAAGCGGTTCGAGCGGGAGGGGAAGGTGCGCCGCGTCGGCGTCATCCCGAACCACTACGCGCTCGGCTACACGGAGAACGGGATGACGGTGTGGAACGTGCCCGAGGAAGTCTTAGACGAGGTCGGTCCCGCCGTGGCGGAGTTGGACTTCGTCACGCACTGCTACGAGCGCCCTCGGCACGCGGGCGTCTGGGAATACAACTTCTTCGCGATGACGCACGGCCGCACCGAAGCAGAAAGCGAGCGCCGGATCGCGGAGGTGAGAGAGCTGATGGACGAGTACTGGGACGTCGGCGCGGACGACTGGGACACCCTTTTCTCGACGCGCATCCTGAAGAAGACCGGCATCCGCATCGCGGACCGGGCGGACAGCAACACGGCGTGA
- a CDS encoding PaaI family thioesterase, whose protein sequence is MDRTDIAEMDPLPADATEFVERKLEDEHGYLSWLNTSVETIERGRVVLSIPFDDKLTNADGRTIHGGVAATLIDTAGGVAQRTTFENPLGGGVATVNLDANYLRPATGDLRAEAEVVRAGGSIGVSEMTVTTAVDGAGGTDENDGEENRSEVVVGQGSFRLFRE, encoded by the coding sequence ATGGACCGCACGGACATCGCGGAGATGGACCCGCTCCCGGCGGACGCGACGGAATTCGTCGAGCGGAAGCTGGAGGACGAACACGGCTACCTCTCGTGGCTGAACACGTCGGTCGAGACGATCGAGCGCGGCCGCGTCGTCCTCTCTATCCCCTTCGACGACAAGCTCACGAACGCCGACGGGCGGACGATCCACGGCGGCGTCGCGGCGACGCTGATCGACACGGCGGGCGGCGTCGCGCAGCGCACCACCTTCGAGAACCCGCTCGGCGGCGGCGTGGCGACGGTGAACCTCGACGCGAACTACCTCCGGCCCGCGACAGGCGACCTCCGCGCCGAGGCGGAGGTCGTCAGGGCCGGCGGCTCGATCGGCGTCAGCGAGATGACCGTCACCACCGCCGTCGACGGGGCCGGCGGGACGGATGAGAACGACGGGGAAGAGAACCGCTCGGAGGTCGTCGTCGGTCAGGGGTCGTTCCGGCTGTTCCGCGAGTAG
- a CDS encoding histidine kinase N-terminal 7TM domain-containing protein, translated as MSDLGALPVQAYLTACLLAGGIGLWLGRVAWHERDEPGGLEVALYLLCGGGVALLYAVRIALPGEVAMTVALNLSTPLVGALPVLWICFALAFTGHERWRTERRIVALATPAFVWVLLAWSSETHGLARRSVTAVVDGPFTLLGYGLGPVGGAYVLLAYGLCVAGALLVVDLYERTGNRYRLQTFVVLLGTLFPFLAGVATFVDVGSYASLSWLPTAFVIHGVFLYGTVFWLGTLDAAVVARDTAVEVMQDPVIVSGSDGRIRDLNPAAEALLPPDAVGSSLPAVFPRLEDGSEHPIAIGDRQFDIQENPITDPRGTDRGHVFLLRDVTAREQRQAALERRETELERQNERLAEFAGVVSHDLRNPLAAASAAVELARQRGDDPDGSLERAANAHERMDDMIEGLLALATAGETVDDLDRVSLDGTVRRVWSRLETADATLVVEGDATALADRDRLEQLLSNLFRNAIEHAGEDVAVTVSVASDGDGVTLAVGDDGPGIPKAERENVTERGVSLGGGTGLGLAIVGDIVEAHGWTLTVTESDAGGARFVIEGLEAGES; from the coding sequence ATGAGCGACCTGGGTGCCCTGCCGGTCCAAGCGTACCTCACCGCCTGTCTGCTGGCGGGGGGTATCGGGCTCTGGCTCGGTCGGGTCGCGTGGCACGAGCGCGACGAGCCGGGGGGGCTGGAGGTCGCGCTCTACCTGCTCTGTGGCGGCGGCGTCGCCCTCCTGTACGCCGTCCGGATCGCGCTCCCGGGCGAGGTCGCGATGACGGTGGCGCTCAACCTGTCGACGCCGCTCGTCGGGGCGCTCCCCGTCCTCTGGATCTGCTTCGCGCTCGCGTTCACGGGCCACGAGCGCTGGCGGACGGAGCGCCGGATCGTCGCGCTCGCGACGCCCGCGTTCGTCTGGGTGCTGCTCGCGTGGTCGAGCGAGACCCACGGGCTGGCCCGGCGGTCGGTGACGGCCGTCGTCGACGGCCCGTTCACGCTGCTCGGATACGGGTTGGGACCGGTAGGCGGCGCGTACGTCCTCCTCGCGTACGGACTGTGCGTCGCCGGCGCGCTGCTCGTCGTCGACCTCTACGAGCGGACCGGGAACCGGTACCGGCTCCAGACGTTCGTCGTGCTGCTCGGGACGCTGTTCCCGTTTCTGGCCGGCGTCGCGACGTTCGTCGACGTCGGGAGCTACGCGAGCCTCTCGTGGCTGCCGACGGCGTTCGTGATCCACGGCGTGTTCCTGTACGGGACCGTCTTCTGGCTCGGGACCCTCGACGCCGCGGTCGTCGCGCGCGACACCGCCGTCGAGGTGATGCAAGACCCCGTGATCGTCTCCGGCTCGGACGGGCGGATCCGCGACCTCAACCCGGCGGCCGAGGCGCTCCTCCCGCCGGACGCGGTCGGGTCGTCGCTGCCGGCGGTGTTCCCGCGACTGGAGGACGGTTCCGAACACCCGATCGCGATCGGCGACCGCCAGTTCGACATCCAAGAGAACCCCATCACGGACCCGCGCGGCACCGACCGCGGGCACGTCTTCCTCCTCCGCGACGTGACCGCGCGGGAGCAGCGACAGGCGGCGCTCGAACGGCGGGAGACCGAACTGGAACGCCAGAACGAGCGGTTAGCGGAGTTCGCCGGCGTCGTCTCGCACGACCTGCGGAATCCCCTCGCGGCCGCGTCCGCGGCCGTCGAACTGGCCCGCCAGCGCGGCGACGACCCCGACGGCTCGCTGGAGCGGGCCGCGAACGCCCACGAGCGGATGGACGACATGATCGAGGGGCTGCTCGCGCTGGCGACGGCGGGCGAGACGGTCGACGACCTCGACCGCGTCTCGCTCGACGGGACCGTCAGGCGCGTCTGGTCCCGGCTGGAGACCGCGGACGCGACCCTCGTCGTCGAGGGCGACGCGACCGCGCTGGCCGACCGCGACCGGCTCGAACAGCTGCTCTCGAACCTGTTCCGCAACGCGATCGAACACGCGGGCGAGGACGTCGCGGTCACCGTCAGCGTCGCGTCCGACGGCGACGGCGTCACGCTCGCCGTCGGCGACGACGGCCCCGGGATCCCGAAGGCGGAGCGCGAGAACGTCACCGAGCGCGGCGTGTCGCTCGGCGGCGGCACCGGGTTGGGGCTGGCCATCGTCGGCGACATCGTCGAGGCGCACGGCTGGACGCTCACCGTCACCGAGTCCGACGCCGGCGGCGCGCGGTTCGTCATCGAGGGGCTGGAGGCGGGGGAATCGTGA
- a CDS encoding molybdopterin biosynthesis protein — MSDRKEFRDLATPEAARDAIASLDLSPDPETVPLREARGRVLAERVDAAIDVPGFDRASMDGYAVRARDTFGADEADPAELDLVGAVHAGAAPDVTVEPGTCAEISTGAVMPDGADAVVMVERTDELGAADGDDDSDAADADADSGATDADDDAEPARIAVRTSVAPGDHVMTAGTDIAAGARALGPGTRLTPREIGLLSALGVDEVPVEGRPRVGIVSTGDELVRPGEELNPDRGEIYDVNSTTIAAGVEEAGGEPVLYPHAGDDYEEMERLLRRAADECDLVLSSGSTSASAVDVIYRVIEARGDLLLHGVAVKPGKPMLVGRLDRREEAGDEGADGGADGAGEAGESAYIGLPGYPVSALTIFRTFVAPAIREAAGQPEPATATVEGRMGVGERYGEGRMRLMPVGLLDVSDGDRAGDADDRPLVYPVDKGSGATTSLVEADGVVAVHPDTEYLDAGESVSVDLFSPDVRPPTLLGVGEDDPALNRLLDRLANPRYLAVGSREGLRRLRDGVPDVAVTAGPTDREVDAEPIGGWTREWGLVVPDGNPDDVTGLADLVDRDLRFRNRPTVSGLRRSLDAALDDLAAERDADRRALAEEIDGYERTAKAFESPVRAVVAGDADAGLGLRETAARLGCEFVPLGEQSVVVRAAPDRVDREPVAALEAELSAGVGGDRPALDAILDDLPGYSRNSRNDP, encoded by the coding sequence GTGAGCGACCGCAAGGAGTTCCGCGATCTCGCGACCCCCGAGGCCGCCCGCGACGCGATCGCCTCGCTCGACCTCTCGCCGGACCCGGAGACGGTCCCGCTGCGGGAGGCCCGCGGCCGCGTCCTCGCCGAGCGGGTCGACGCCGCGATCGACGTGCCGGGCTTCGACCGCGCCTCGATGGACGGGTACGCCGTCCGGGCGCGCGACACCTTCGGCGCGGACGAGGCCGACCCCGCCGAACTCGACCTCGTCGGCGCGGTCCACGCGGGCGCGGCCCCCGACGTGACGGTCGAACCGGGCACGTGCGCGGAGATCTCCACCGGGGCGGTGATGCCGGACGGTGCGGACGCCGTCGTGATGGTCGAACGGACCGACGAGCTCGGCGCTGCAGACGGCGACGACGACTCGGATGCGGCCGACGCGGACGCCGACTCGGGCGCGACCGACGCGGACGACGACGCCGAGCCCGCCCGGATCGCGGTGCGAACCTCGGTCGCGCCCGGCGACCACGTGATGACCGCCGGCACGGACATCGCCGCCGGCGCGCGGGCGCTCGGTCCCGGAACGCGGCTGACGCCCCGCGAGATCGGCCTGTTGTCGGCGCTCGGCGTCGACGAGGTCCCGGTCGAGGGACGCCCGCGCGTCGGGATCGTCTCGACCGGCGACGAGCTCGTGCGCCCGGGCGAGGAGCTGAATCCCGACCGCGGCGAGATATACGACGTGAACTCGACGACGATCGCCGCCGGCGTCGAGGAGGCGGGCGGTGAGCCGGTGCTGTACCCCCACGCCGGCGACGACTACGAGGAGATGGAGCGACTGCTCCGGCGGGCCGCAGACGAGTGCGACCTGGTACTCTCTTCGGGGTCGACCTCCGCGAGCGCGGTCGACGTGATCTACCGCGTCATCGAGGCGCGCGGCGACCTCCTCCTCCACGGGGTCGCCGTCAAGCCCGGCAAGCCGATGCTCGTCGGGCGGCTGGACCGCAGGGAGGAGGCGGGAGACGAGGGGGCGGACGGCGGGGCCGACGGGGCCGGTGAGGCCGGCGAGTCGGCGTACATCGGCCTCCCCGGCTACCCGGTGTCCGCGCTCACGATCTTCCGGACGTTCGTCGCGCCCGCGATCCGGGAGGCCGCCGGCCAGCCCGAGCCGGCGACGGCGACCGTCGAGGGCCGGATGGGCGTCGGCGAGCGCTACGGCGAGGGGCGCATGCGGCTGATGCCGGTCGGCCTGCTCGACGTGTCGGACGGCGACCGCGCGGGCGACGCGGACGACCGCCCGCTCGTCTACCCGGTCGACAAGGGGTCGGGCGCGACGACGAGCCTCGTCGAGGCCGACGGCGTCGTCGCGGTCCACCCGGACACTGAGTACCTCGACGCCGGCGAGTCCGTCTCGGTCGACCTGTTCTCGCCCGACGTGCGCCCGCCGACGCTGCTCGGCGTCGGCGAGGACGACCCCGCGCTCAACCGCCTGCTCGACCGCCTCGCGAACCCGCGCTACCTCGCCGTCGGCTCCCGCGAGGGGCTCCGACGCCTCCGCGACGGCGTCCCCGACGTGGCCGTGACCGCGGGCCCGACCGACCGCGAGGTCGACGCCGAGCCGATCGGCGGGTGGACCCGCGAGTGGGGGTTGGTCGTCCCCGACGGGAACCCCGACGACGTGACGGGGCTCGCCGACCTCGTCGACCGCGACCTCCGCTTCCGGAACCGGCCGACCGTCTCGGGGCTCCGGCGAAGCCTCGACGCGGCGCTCGACGACCTCGCGGCCGAGCGCGACGCCGACCGCCGCGCGCTCGCGGAGGAGATCGACGGCTACGAGCGGACCGCGAAGGCGTTCGAGAGCCCGGTCCGCGCGGTCGTCGCCGGCGACGCGGACGCGGGACTCGGCCTCCGCGAGACGGCGGCGCGGCTCGGCTGTGAGTTCGTCCCGCTCGGCGAGCAGTCGGTCGTCGTCCGGGCCGCCCCGGACCGCGTCGACCGCGAACCGGTCGCGGCGCTTGAAGCGGAGCTGTCGGCGGGTGTGGGCGGTGACCGCCCCGCGCTCGACGCGATCCTCGACGACCTCCCGGGCTACTCGCGGAACAGCCGGAACGACCCCTGA
- a CDS encoding PHP domain-containing protein: MSRVTVSIDPHVHSEGSYDGHEPVELILEHAAEIGLDAVVITDHDVIRESKRAAEIASEYGLIGIPGVEVSTAHGHLLAVGVDRMPPRGRPYDETVRQIHEQGGVAIVPHPFQRSRHGVRQRNIPTPGPDRPSGDAETADETPESGVGSGFESGPEPDPGVARAASAAEVDAIEVFNAWLFTGYRNRRARRFAAEHGYPGIAASDAHHLQYVGRAFTELTIAGRESATEVTADDVLGAIRRGTTTVEGRRAPIRMAAKHYVGAAGRRSAYYARTGAARGARATRRTAVDGAVAAKVAALQSVHRTRRLLSWFA; this comes from the coding sequence GTGTCCCGCGTCACCGTCAGCATCGACCCGCACGTCCACTCCGAGGGCAGCTACGACGGGCACGAGCCGGTCGAGCTAATCTTAGAACACGCGGCCGAGATCGGACTCGACGCGGTCGTCATCACCGACCACGACGTGATCCGGGAGTCGAAACGCGCCGCGGAGATCGCCTCCGAGTACGGGCTGATCGGGATCCCCGGCGTGGAGGTGTCGACCGCGCACGGCCACCTGCTGGCGGTCGGCGTCGATCGGATGCCGCCGCGCGGGCGACCGTACGACGAGACGGTCCGGCAGATCCACGAGCAGGGCGGGGTCGCGATCGTTCCGCACCCGTTCCAGCGCTCGCGGCACGGCGTCCGCCAGCGCAACATCCCGACGCCCGGACCGGACCGACCGAGCGGCGACGCCGAGACCGCGGACGAGACCCCCGAGTCGGGCGTCGGCTCCGGCTTCGAGTCGGGGCCCGAGCCGGATCCGGGAGTCGCGCGCGCCGCGTCGGCCGCCGAGGTCGACGCGATCGAGGTGTTCAACGCGTGGCTGTTCACGGGGTACCGCAACCGGCGCGCGCGTCGGTTCGCGGCCGAACACGGGTATCCGGGCATCGCCGCCAGTGACGCGCACCACCTCCAGTACGTCGGCCGCGCGTTCACGGAGCTAACGATAGCGGGACGGGAGTCGGCGACCGAGGTCACCGCGGACGACGTGCTCGGGGCGATCCGCCGCGGCACGACCACCGTCGAGGGACGGCGCGCGCCGATCCGGATGGCGGCGAAACACTACGTCGGCGCTGCCGGTCGCCGGTCGGCGTACTACGCGCGAACCGGCGCGGCCCGGGGCGCGCGGGCCACGAGGCGGACCGCGGTCGACGGGGCGGTGGCGGCGAAGGTCGCCGCCCTCCAGTCGGTCCACCGCACCCGGCGGCTCCTCTCCTGGTTCGCCTAA
- the glp gene encoding gephyrin-like molybdotransferase Glp — protein sequence MSHDRRESGFKRRTRVADARATLLDAVTPNDRRESVPVAAADGRAVAEPIDAPSPVPGYDRAAMDGFAVRASDTFGAGDRSPAVLDAKPAETESIAPGEAARVHTGSAVPEGADAVVMVERVESVGDEVEVFDAVATGENVGEAGEDVAAGQRLYEPGHVLRPSDIGLLRSVGIDEVAVREPADVAVIPTGEELVESDPGPGEVIETNGLTVSRLVERWGGEARYRDVVTDDPDALREAVAADLDADVVVTTGGSSVGERDLIPEVVDGLGEVLVHGVALKPGHPVCLGRAEGTPIVSLPGYPVACIVNAAQFLRPAMKRAGGADADPFPTRRATLGRKVASEPGVRTFARVGLSADGENDASDESADTDGLPTATPTRASGSGILSSVALADGWVVVPEPREGLDAGEAVDVELWEVNA from the coding sequence ATGAGCCACGACAGACGCGAGTCCGGGTTCAAGCGGCGGACCCGGGTCGCGGACGCGAGGGCGACCCTGCTCGACGCCGTCACGCCCAACGACCGGCGCGAGTCGGTCCCAGTCGCGGCGGCCGACGGTCGAGCCGTCGCCGAACCGATCGACGCGCCGTCGCCCGTGCCGGGGTACGACCGGGCCGCGATGGACGGATTCGCGGTCCGCGCGAGCGACACCTTCGGAGCCGGCGACCGCTCGCCCGCGGTCCTCGACGCGAAGCCGGCCGAAACCGAGTCGATCGCGCCGGGCGAGGCGGCGCGCGTCCATACCGGCAGCGCGGTGCCCGAGGGCGCGGACGCGGTCGTGATGGTCGAGCGGGTCGAGTCGGTCGGCGACGAGGTGGAGGTGTTCGACGCGGTCGCGACCGGCGAGAACGTCGGCGAGGCGGGCGAGGACGTCGCGGCCGGCCAGCGTCTCTACGAGCCGGGTCACGTCCTGCGGCCCTCCGATATCGGGCTCCTGCGCTCCGTCGGCATCGACGAGGTCGCGGTCCGAGAGCCGGCCGACGTCGCCGTGATCCCGACCGGCGAGGAGCTGGTCGAGTCCGACCCCGGTCCCGGCGAGGTGATCGAGACGAACGGACTCACGGTCTCGCGGCTCGTCGAGCGGTGGGGCGGCGAGGCGCGCTACCGCGACGTCGTCACCGACGACCCGGACGCGCTCCGGGAGGCTGTCGCGGCCGACCTCGACGCCGACGTGGTCGTCACCACCGGCGGCTCCTCGGTCGGCGAGCGGGACCTGATCCCGGAGGTCGTCGACGGCCTCGGCGAGGTGCTGGTCCACGGCGTCGCGCTGAAGCCCGGCCACCCGGTGTGTCTCGGGCGGGCGGAGGGGACACCGATCGTGTCGCTGCCCGGCTACCCGGTCGCGTGTATCGTCAACGCGGCGCAGTTCCTCCGGCCCGCGATGAAGCGGGCGGGCGGAGCCGACGCGGACCCGTTCCCGACGCGGCGGGCGACGCTGGGGCGGAAGGTCGCGAGCGAGCCGGGCGTCCGAACGTTCGCGCGGGTGGGCCTCTCGGCGGACGGCGAGAACGACGCGAGCGACGAATCGGCCGACACCGACGGCCTCCCGACCGCGACGCCGACCCGCGCGAGCGGCTCCGGAATCTTATCCAGCGTCGCGCTCGCGGACGGCTGGGTCGTCGTGCCGGAGCCGCGGGAGGGCCTCGACGCCGGCGAGGCCGTCGACGTGGAGCTCTGGGAGGTGAACGCGTGA
- a CDS encoding lipoate--protein ligase family protein, with amino-acid sequence MRVYRGEFSTPAADRAPTADLLASAADGVPAVRVTAPPRQVAFGRRDAREDGFDRAKRAARDAGFPVVERDVGGRAVAYTGSTLSFGVAVPTGEGRGSIGARYDVAVETLRDALRDLGADVVRGEPPAAFCPGDHSLRVANRGKIAGLAQRVRADAALVAGVLVVSAADPEAIAGVTGPVYDALDVPFDPESVGSVADAGGPDDSDAVAHAVEDAFVDGPWGDGERRIVRVGGGDA; translated from the coding sequence ATGCGCGTGTACCGGGGAGAGTTCTCGACGCCGGCCGCCGACCGGGCCCCGACGGCCGACCTGCTCGCGTCGGCCGCGGACGGCGTCCCGGCCGTCCGCGTCACCGCCCCACCGCGGCAGGTCGCGTTCGGCCGCCGCGACGCCCGCGAGGACGGGTTCGACCGGGCGAAGCGCGCGGCCCGCGACGCCGGGTTCCCGGTCGTCGAGCGCGACGTCGGCGGGCGCGCGGTCGCGTACACCGGATCGACCCTCTCGTTCGGGGTCGCGGTACCGACGGGCGAGGGGCGCGGGTCGATCGGAGCGCGGTACGACGTCGCGGTCGAGACGCTCCGCGACGCGCTCCGCGACCTCGGAGCGGACGTAGTCCGCGGCGAGCCGCCGGCCGCGTTCTGTCCCGGCGACCACTCCCTGCGGGTCGCGAACCGCGGGAAGATCGCGGGGCTCGCGCAGCGCGTCCGCGCCGACGCGGCGCTCGTCGCGGGCGTCCTCGTCGTCTCGGCGGCGGACCCCGAGGCGATCGCGGGGGTGACGGGGCCGGTCTACGACGCGCTCGACGTGCCGTTCGACCCGGAGTCGGTCGGGAGCGTCGCCGATGCCGGCGGCCCGGACGACTCGGACGCCGTGGCCCACGCGGTCGAGGACGCGTTCGTCGACGGGCCGTGGGGCGACGGCGAGCGCCGGATCGTGCGCGTCGGCGGGGGAGACGCCTGA
- a CDS encoding choline dehydrogenase: MMESEYDYVVVGAGSAGCVLANRLTQDPEASVLLLEAGEPDDERNIRIPAAFPELFKTSTDWEYYTEPQEHCGGRELYWPRGKTLGGCSSNNAMIYVRGHPSDYDHWAELGNDGWEYDSMLEYFKRAERFGPGGSSYHGADGPLSVTEQTSPRPASEAFVRAAAAAGYDRNDDFNGATQEGVGLYHVTQKNGKRHSAADAYLKPALDRPNLTAETGAQVTAVTIEDGHATGVDYRQDGRTRSAGAGEEVILSAGAVNSPQLLMLSGVGDPDHLSDHDIDVAVESPGVGRNLQDHLFAFTVYETADDVSTLDDAGGLRDVLNWFVFKRGKLTSNVGEAGGFVRTSEDEPRPDLQFHFAPSYFMEHGLANPADGRGLSIGATQLRPESRGRVTLASDDPFDAPRIDPNYLAESEDVATLVEGVRRAREIAARKPLSEYVEEEVWPGEDARSDAEIAEHVRERCHTVYHPVGTCKMGDDEAAVVDDRLRVRGVEGLRVADASVMPTLVGGNTNAPTIAIAERAADLIRDDRAEPADGPIAATTD, from the coding sequence ATGATGGAAAGCGAGTACGACTACGTCGTCGTCGGTGCCGGGTCCGCGGGCTGCGTCCTCGCGAACCGGCTCACACAGGACCCGGAGGCGTCCGTGCTGCTGCTCGAAGCGGGCGAGCCGGACGACGAGCGGAACATCCGGATTCCGGCGGCGTTCCCGGAGCTGTTCAAGACCTCGACGGACTGGGAGTACTACACCGAGCCGCAGGAGCACTGCGGCGGCCGGGAGCTGTACTGGCCGCGCGGCAAGACCCTCGGCGGCTGCTCGTCGAACAACGCGATGATCTACGTCCGCGGCCACCCGTCCGACTACGACCACTGGGCCGAACTGGGCAACGACGGGTGGGAGTACGACTCGATGTTGGAGTACTTCAAGCGGGCGGAGCGCTTCGGCCCGGGAGGATCGTCGTACCACGGAGCGGACGGACCGCTCAGCGTCACCGAACAGACCTCGCCGCGGCCCGCCTCCGAGGCGTTCGTCCGCGCCGCCGCCGCGGCGGGCTACGACCGGAACGACGACTTCAACGGGGCGACACAGGAGGGCGTCGGCCTGTACCACGTCACGCAGAAGAACGGGAAACGCCACAGCGCGGCCGACGCGTACCTGAAGCCCGCCCTCGACCGCCCGAACCTCACCGCCGAGACCGGCGCGCAGGTGACGGCGGTGACCATCGAGGACGGCCATGCGACCGGCGTCGACTACCGACAGGACGGCCGGACCCGCAGCGCCGGCGCGGGCGAGGAGGTGATCCTCAGCGCCGGCGCGGTCAACTCCCCGCAGCTGCTCATGCTCTCTGGCGTCGGAGACCCGGACCACCTCTCGGACCATGACATCGACGTGGCGGTCGAGTCGCCGGGCGTCGGTCGGAACCTTCAGGACCACCTGTTCGCCTTCACCGTCTACGAGACGGCCGACGACGTGAGCACGCTCGACGACGCTGGCGGGCTGCGGGACGTCCTCAACTGGTTCGTGTTCAAGCGCGGGAAGCTCACCTCCAACGTCGGCGAGGCCGGCGGGTTCGTTCGCACGAGCGAGGACGAACCCCGCCCCGACCTCCAGTTCCACTTCGCGCCCTCGTACTTCATGGAGCACGGGCTCGCGAACCCCGCCGACGGGCGGGGGCTGTCGATCGGCGCGACGCAGCTCCGACCGGAGAGCCGCGGCCGCGTCACGCTCGCGTCGGACGACCCCTTCGACGCGCCGCGGATCGACCCGAACTACCTCGCCGAGAGCGAGGACGTGGCGACCCTCGTCGAGGGCGTGCGGCGCGCCCGCGAGATCGCCGCACGGAAGCCGCTCTCGGAGTACGTCGAAGAGGAGGTGTGGCCGGGCGAGGACGCCCGGTCGGACGCGGAGATCGCGGAACACGTCCGCGAGCGGTGCCACACGGTGTATCACCCCGTCGGCACGTGTAAGATGGGGGATGACGAGGCGGCCGTCGTGGACGACCGGCTCCGCGTCCGCGGCGTCGAGGGGCTCCGCGTCGCGGACGCGAGCGTGATGCCGACGCTCGTCGGCGGCAACACGAACGCCCCGACGATCGCGATCGCCGAGCGGGCCGCGGACCTGATCCGCGACGACCGGGCGGAGCCCGCGGACGGGCCGATCGCGGCCACCACCGACTGA